The DNA sequence AGGACGTTGTCCAGAGAATCAGGAGAGTCGATGGCGAAGCAGATCAGGATGACGTGAGAGTCAGGGTACGAGAGAGGTCGGAGACGGTCGTAATCTTCCTGGCCAGCCGTATCCCACAGGGCCAGCTCAACGTGCTTGTTGTCAACCTGAACGTCGGCGACATAGTTCTCGAAAACGGTGGGGACGTAGACCTAGAAAGATATTATACGTCAGCGTCGCGTTGGTTATGGGGCAGCATGTAACGGTGTCGTATATTTCTTCCCCAGTTATTCtgccctctttttttgcaagaCAGGGAGAGTCGATGGCAGATGGAAGggtttgatgatggtgatgagaaATCTGATGGGATAAGGATATTTTGATGGGTGCTAGCTAGGCTGATAAGGAGCCCATAGCCAGATTGTGACACGTCAAGAAATTTTGCCGCGGTCGGGGCTGATGCCAACACCGCACCACCCCATCTCGCTCTTGCGGCAAAGCTGCCATCAAGAAACTGGCAGCAGGTGGCAGGAAAAAAGGGCTCGGGTCGGCGACTCATCTCccattggcgatgatgatgttgatattGTTGTTGTGGAGGCTCTTGGGGGGCGGGAAAATAAAAGGCGGCGGCTAATGAAAGCGCGGCGGAGGGCAAAATAGGGGAATGCAGATGGGCTGCGTTTCATTCAATGCGTACCTCGGGGAAAGCGCCCTTGGAGAAGACACTGCACGACAGACATGTTAGCTGGGCTCGATGCTCTGagcagatggcgatgcgTTGCACCCAGCGCCGAAGCTCGAGGGCGATGGCGGCTGCGCGAGGAAGCGTGCCGCCCACAGGATTTGATGGGCATCAGCACTCACATCAACAAACAGGTTTTACCGCAGGCACCGTcgccgacgatgacgagcttTCGGCGGAtttcagccatggcgtcgTTGGGGGATTCTGGGAGATGGATAAGAAGCGGCGGCTGGTAACAATGAAGGCAGCGAGCGTCTCGGGCGTTGGTGGATGGCGGTTGTGATGGAatgaaaggaagagagatggaCGTCAGAAGGGGATTGTGacggaagagagagagaagctggtCTGGGTCAGGCCTGGgccttttttggcttttgcaGGCACGAGGTACTGGGTACTTGGCGCTACCGGGTGACTTGTGGAGAGAGGGGGAGCGAGCGCTCACTGCGTTTTATTCTTGGGGGGGGCTGGAGTCCTCTGCGGTCCTGGAGGACTTGTAGATGCAGGATATGTGTCGTGATGAGCAAAGCCGCAATGATGAAAATGAGAAGATTAATAAGAGAGATTGTTTAGGACTCGACTACGAAAGGATTTCCTGAAGCGGGTTTCTTTGCCAGGCAGAATTCATCTGCAGCAAACATGCACAGCTTCTAGCAGTGATGGATTTGATGGACTCCAGGTCCTGTTCAGCTCTTGTTCCTCTAATTAGCAGCGGTGGCCctggcgacgacggcgctCAGCACTGCCTGTGCCGGTACCATGTACTAGCTCTTGTACTGCGTACCTTGGCTAGCGCGTCCTGAGGCAGCCAACAATTTCTCTGGGGACTCGCCAATGGCTTGATTGCCTGTTCAGGTGGCCCCGGCTTTTgcgtgctgtgctgtgctgtgctgtgctgtgctccAGCCACTGCAGAGCTCAGCGCTACCACGCGGTACCAAGCCTTCCGGTTGGTGCATGTACTCGGTACCCGTCGTAATCACACAGCACATGCGCCTGGCATTGATCGCAGCAGTCCTCTTAGCGGCTGCGGTGCTCTGTAATACAGGCCCATGCATCCATACTGAAGGATCAAATTCTACAGTGCAGCCAATAAATCCCACCGCGTCTCTGCCTTATCTGACCGCTACTACGGCAACGGCACGACGCGGCACGGCAAACGAGGCTGCAGAAGAGACAGACAGACCGACGGCCAGAGGCTCGAGGGATGCCCGGCCTGGACGCGTCGCCGGCGGGAGGTGGCTGAGACGCTGCTGGGAGATAAGGGCCGGTACATGTGACGACTCGGCTGGAGGCAGACCTCCCAGCGCTAGAGCCAGGTACACGCTACTCGGCGCTCCGTACGGCGCAGCACTTGCGAGCGCCAAAGAGCGTTACTTGATCCTTTATAAGATGGAGCTCCACCGCTAAACTGAGACAATGTAGCTGTACATGGACGGTGGCTGCTGTACGGGGGGGGCGCGTGCCGGCAGAATGGAACCAGGTTGCCGCTGCGAGTAGAGAGTACGGGGcgccgcagcatcatcagcggCGGCAGGTTATAGAGTCAAGTACCCTGATCTGGCACTAGAGCTGCGTTTTGCATCAAGCTCACTGAAGATGATCTGTGAATCATTCGGTGAGCAGTATCATGTGCGAACAGGTGATGTTGACTGTAGATACAACGGGTTTATGCTGGGTGCTGAGTGCATGCAGCGCAGCGAGGGGCCTCTACAGGTGCTTTTGCTCCCTTGGTAGTAGATACTGGAGTATATTAGGTACTTTCAGACGTCCCATGATGCTTCATTTTGAATTAAGATGTAGCCTTGTCTTAGTAGTAGCTATTCTCACAGCAGCGGCATGGACGATTTGTTGGGAATGACAACAAGCCGCTACTCAGACCTGTCCTACAGTGCACCAACGCCAAATGCGCTGCTGCATCAACCTCGTATTGGCACCGCCGTCTCCAAATCTCACCTTTCCAAGGCTCCGTCCATCTTCCCCAGGCCCAGCCAGACCGCTTCCCGACGCCTAGGCAGGGTGACACGGCCTGCTGTGCCTCCTGACATGCGGCCCTGCAACCGCAACTCCTGGTGGCAAAGTCCTACCGTCTAGGACTTGGTCATGGCAAATGGCTGCATGCATGCCGGAAGAGCTGTCATAAATTAGTACCGGTACGTACAGCCGTGGCTGGGGGAGCTGCACGGCGGTGGTAGTGCAAGCAGTAGCGTCAGCGAGTGGAAGCGGATGCGCCAGAACCTCAAATTAAGGGATCACATGATCGACATGCTCACGACGCATTTCCTTGTTGGGCCTCTTTGGTCTTCAGTGCACTGAGAGTTATAGATACGTGAGTAGCCCTTGATCTGGATGCTTAAGAGCCATCGTTGCGTGCAAAAGCACAGCGTAAACGGCCCCTCGTTGATTTTGGCTGCGACAGCCAGAGCCGGAGCTGAGATGGGAGCTGAAATGCAGCCAGAAAGGCATCGGAGAACTGGTGCTCTCCGTGCTCCATCCAAGTGCAGCGTTGTGTCACCAATACATGAACAGAGTGCCATGTAGTCCATGTATCAGCTACCTATGCTCCTTGCCATGGCATCACTGCGTCAAACCGactctcctttttccttgctttgcttttttcttcccttttctccttgACTCCCTCCCCTTTATCTTACCGCAATCTCTCCAAGGCTCCGTGACGCCGCTTGTAGCATCACAATGTATTCGCCGCCATTAGCGTGCTGCCAAGAGCAAGTACAGGTACCCCGTGCTAACGCGTCCTACTCCGAGGCGTATCTGCACTGTATTCCTGCAGAGCAGCAGGCATGTCAGACAGCCGGGCGGACCAAGCTCACTCTAAAAGCTTCCCATAGCATACAGTGCGCATAGTCGTTCTTACACCCCGCCATAGCCATAGCCAAGCCTGGCCCTATCAGCTTATCAGTGCCGCATTGCCATGTCCCGCGCTAAGCCCATCCTGGATCCAATCGAAGATTTTCCGAGTCCATCTGGGAAGTCACAGTCGTCCCGCAAAAGACCATCAGTCGATATCACCATCTATTCTAGGTGCTGCGGGCGGCGTCCATTGCGATCAATGGGCTGCGATTCAGAATCATAGATAAAGCACATCGATTCTCTTCCACAGCCATGCAGAAACTTGCGAAGCGAGCGGCCCAGGCGCAGCGCCAGGCGTCTCGCCGCGCGAGACTCCAGATGGAGCAGGAAAACGTCGACACCAAGCTTCGAAGCCGTCTTGCGCTCCGATCAGCAGTGGAGGAAGTCCGACAAAACCTCAAAGACGCAAGGAAAGCCCGGAAAGAGGATTGGGAGCTGGGGCCTTTGGCGCCCAAGCGAGACCTGGGATTCAACGACTACGGTGCCTTCAAGGAGAATGTGCGACAGGACTGGTCAAATTATGGCCTGCACCAACCGAACCCGAAAGTGATTGAGCAGCGCTGTGCTTGGGCTGGAGGCGTGAAGCAGCTAAACCTTGCGCCCGGTGACAGAGTGGTTATTCAGGATGGTCCGGACAAGGGCAAGATTGATCGCATCAAGTCGGTCCAGCCGCAATCCGGAACCGTTACCTTGGAGCACCGCCATCAGGTATGCCGATGCTTTTTAGAAAATTTTCTCAACTATGCTAATCATCTGACTGTGTATAGGCTGTTGTTCAAGGCATGTTTGGCAACCCCAGTCGACCACAGCCAATGCCCATCTCTATCGCATCCGTCCGCCTCGTCTACCCGATGACGAACCCCGACACAGGCGTCACCCGCGACACCGTCATAAACCAGCTCAAGGCAGTGCCGCCGAACATGCAGTCCCCCAACATGTCCCTGGACCGCTGGCAGTACGGCAAGAAGTGGGATCGCGTGGTGCCCGGTCTCAACGTTGTGATTCCTTGGCCCGAGGTTGAGGTCCCAGAATTCGAGACCATGGCTGCGGACACTGTTCGCGAGCAAGTTGAAGACAGATCATTCTACTACGGACTTTTGTCACCACCCATGCCGGAGCAGGTTGTGGACGAGCTGAGAAACAAATTCTCAAGATTCAGGACAAGGCACGAGGCGTGGTacattgagaagaaggagatggaagaggctTTGAAGAAGGGCCGACAGGAGACTATCAAGGCCATGCAGACACCATTGGACGAGTTCCACGAGAAGAACCGGCAAGTTCGCGCAGAGCAAGGCGAGCCGGAGCTGTCAGAGGAGATGCTGACCAAGATTGGCGAGTTtatggccaagaagaagtcggcgGCTTTGGAGAATGCTGGCGTGACTGAAGTATCAGCAGCACCGGTACCTCCCAAGGATGATACCAATGCGCCATCACCGACAGCTCAGTAGATGGTCGGTCAACGGGGGATAGAAGGGGGAAATGAAAAGGAGGATAgcgggaagaaaaaaaatattagcCAGGCAAAGCAAGGGATTTGGCTCTGGCTTGTGTAATTATATAGACCTGTGTACGAGCTGTACATTATGACGGAGCAAATGAAGACAAGAATTGACCATCAACTTGCTAACGATTCCATCGACTCTCGCCCGCTAGGTCCCGGCGCATATCGCCGACACGGGCCATGacttgtttttattattcttacaGATAAGAGATCAGATCTGAAGCTCAATCCAGCTGTCAAATCCAGCTCTTGGCTCCACACTTGCACACCATCAATCGACCCCTCCCCCGCGCCTCTTATCAGTTGGCTTGATCATGATTTGACGTGACGTCTCAGATTGCGTTTCCTTAGTGAATATTCACTGCCATTATTTTCTCATCTATTTTTTCAAgcctctttcccttttttttttactttcttttttctttcaatttTTTCTCGTTGTAAGATTAAAACATGGCGCACACACATTCTCACGACGGCAGCGCGCCGCACTCTCACAATGGCTTCTCAGCTCAAGAGCACGGCCACTCTCACGAAATCCTCGACGGACCCGGCAGCTATATCGGACGGGAAATGCCCATTGTAGAGGGCCGCACCTGGGCTGATCGTGCATTCACAATTGGAATCGGCGGGTGAGCACCATTCACGAGAAAtgtctttttgctttatAGATACTGACCTGCTCTCTACAGTCCCGTCGGCTCAGGCAAGACTGCTCTGATGCTGGCCCTCTGCCTCGCCCTCAGAGAGAAATACTCTCTCGCCGCCGTCACAAACGACATCTTCAccaaagaagacgccgaGTTTCTCACCCGCCACGCCGCTCTCCCCCCACAGCGCATCCGTGCCATCGAAACCGGAGGCTGTCCTCACGCCGCCGTCCGCGAAGACATCTCCGCCAACCTCGCCGCCCTGGAAGACCTGCACGCCGAGTTCGATTCCGATCTGCTGCTTATTGAATCCGGCGGCGACAACCTAGCTGCAAACTACAGCCGCGAGCTGGCCGACTTCATCATCTACGTTATCGACGTCAGCGGCGGCGACAAGGTGCCCCGGAAAGGAGGCCCCGGAATCACGCAGAGTGACTTGCTGGTCGTGAACAAGACGGATTTGGCCGAGGCTGTGGGCGCTGATTTGGGAGTCATGGAGAGGGACGCGAGGAAGATGCGGGAAGGGGGACCGACGGTTTTCGCGCAGGTGAAGAAGGATGTGGGCGTGGATCACATTGTTAATCTTATTCTGAGTGCGTGGAAGGCGAGCGGtgctgaggaggagaggaggagtcGTGGAGGGCCGAGGCCGACGGAGGGTCTTGAggcgttgaagaaggaggctTAGGAGTCGTAAGATGCTTGAAGATGTGTGTATATGGGCGAGAAAGACTCGGGCAGTCTATGATACATAGGAAGGAGCTTGTAATTATGACTCTACTAATTACCCGCGGGATGAATTCAAGAGGGTCTTAATTTCTACCAGTTGGATAGCTACGATGCACCGCCATGTATCTCCAAACGCTTGTTCCGCAAGCATATCATGTCTGGAATAGAATACACAGCTATCCCGAAAGCACGTCTGCACTGGCTCTGGTCATATCTTGTAAATATGACCAGGTTCCCAGGCAACACCACGAGGAGGTTGCAGAATCCGATGTCATTGCCCGCGGCCTCCCATCCAATGGAATACAGGCTAGGAGTGTACCCCTAAAGCGACAGCATTGCTGGCTATGTCTTGGAGGAGTTATTCTACCATGCAAATCTGAAGGATCTTGAGACTTTTGAGGTCCGGCTGAATATGGCAGGATTGTAGTTCTGCGTCTGAGACTCGCCTTTGA is a window from the Trichoderma atroviride chromosome 5, complete sequence genome containing:
- a CDS encoding mitochondrial 54S ribosomal protein uL24m (BUSCO:EOG092D467U), translating into MQKLAKRAAQAQRQASRRARLQMEQENVDTKLRSRLALRSAVEEVRQNLKDARKARKEDWELGPLAPKRDLGFNDYGAFKENVRQDWSNYGLHQPNPKVIEQRCAWAGGVKQLNLAPGDRVVIQDGPDKGKIDRIKSVQPQSGTVTLEHRHQAVVQGMFGNPSRPQPMPISIASVRLVYPMTNPDTGVTRDTVINQLKAVPPNMQSPNMSLDRWQYGKKWDRVVPGLNVVIPWPEVEVPEFETMAADTVREQVEDRSFYYGLLSPPMPEQVVDELRNKFSRFRTRHEAWYIEKKEMEEALKKGRQETIKAMQTPLDEFHEKNRQVRAEQGEPELSEEMLTKIGEFMAKKKSAALENAGVTEVSAAPVPPKDDTNAPSPTAQ